One genomic segment of Oncorhynchus masou masou isolate Uvic2021 chromosome 16, UVic_Omas_1.1, whole genome shotgun sequence includes these proteins:
- the LOC135557209 gene encoding centromere protein W-like, with protein MLKRVPKTLKSLMKKKAHIRVGTAADEIVELNVLPFLHSLAEEARTKAFGEKSATVKAVSKTEGQIPVVAV; from the exons ATGTTGAAAAGGGTACCCAAGACATTAAAGTCTCTAATGAAGAAGAAAGCCCACATTCGTGTAGGCACAGCCGCAGATGAAATT GTCGAGCTGAACGTGCTGCCGTTTCTGCATAGCCTCGCAGAAGAGGCGAGGACCAAAGCTTTTGGGGAGAAATCTGCGACTGTAAAAGCAGTATCCAAG ACAGAGGGGCAAATTCCTGTGGTTGCTGTATAG